The following are encoded in a window of Microcoleus sp. FACHB-831 genomic DNA:
- a CDS encoding sulfurtransferase TusA family protein: protein MTTNPDAKLDLRGTPCPINFVRTKLRLEQMASGALLEVWLDPGEPIEQVPDSLAMEGYPIVETQFIASEDSAGFFALKVRRP, encoded by the coding sequence GTGACCACCAATCCAGACGCAAAGCTAGACTTGCGGGGGACGCCTTGCCCAATAAACTTCGTCCGCACCAAACTACGTTTGGAGCAAATGGCATCGGGAGCGTTGTTAGAAGTATGGCTAGATCCTGGGGAACCTATTGAGCAAGTTCCTGACAGCCTAGCAATGGAAGGCTACCCGATTGTAGAGACGCAATTCATTGCCTCTGAAGACAGCGCAGGCTTTTTTGCTCTAAAAGTGCGTCGTCCGTGA
- the dnaJ gene encoding molecular chaperone DnaJ: MARDYYEILGVSRDADKEEIKRAYRRLARKYHPDVNKEAGAEDRFKEINRAYEVLSEPETRDRYNRFGEAGVSGAGAGYQDFGDMGGFADIFESFFSGFAGSGVGQTGTRRRTGPVRGDDLRLDLKLEFREGVFGGEKEIRIPHLETCTTCSGSGAKQGSRPKTCPTCNSAGQVRRATRTPFGSFTQVSVCPTCNGEGQVIEDKCESCGGNGRKQETKKLKITIPPGVDNGTRLRVSKEGDAGTRSGPPGDLYVYLFIEEDQEFHRDGVNILSEIKISYLQAILGCRLEVNTVDGPVEMTIPPGTQPSTVLTLENHGVPRLGNPVSRGDHLITILIDIPNKITAEERELLEKLAKIKGDRTGKGGIEGFLGGFFK, translated from the coding sequence ATGGCTCGCGACTACTATGAAATTCTCGGTGTTTCCCGTGATGCAGACAAAGAGGAAATAAAGCGTGCCTATCGTCGCCTAGCCCGGAAGTATCACCCGGACGTAAACAAAGAAGCAGGGGCGGAAGATCGCTTTAAAGAAATCAATCGAGCTTACGAAGTACTCTCAGAACCAGAAACACGCGATCGCTACAATCGCTTCGGTGAAGCTGGTGTTAGTGGTGCAGGTGCTGGGTACCAAGATTTTGGCGACATGGGTGGCTTCGCCGATATCTTTGAAAGTTTCTTCAGCGGCTTCGCTGGCTCAGGAGTGGGCCAGACTGGCACAAGACGACGTACTGGCCCCGTCCGGGGTGACGACCTGCGCCTAGACCTAAAGCTGGAATTTAGAGAAGGCGTATTTGGTGGTGAAAAGGAAATACGCATTCCTCATTTAGAAACTTGTACTACGTGCAGCGGAAGCGGAGCAAAACAAGGTAGCCGACCTAAAACCTGCCCCACCTGCAACAGCGCTGGTCAAGTACGTCGCGCCACTAGGACACCCTTTGGCAGCTTCACCCAAGTTTCCGTCTGCCCCACGTGTAATGGCGAAGGACAGGTGATTGAAGATAAGTGCGAATCGTGTGGTGGCAACGGGCGCAAACAAGAGACCAAAAAACTTAAAATTACCATCCCTCCTGGGGTAGATAATGGAACGAGGTTGCGGGTTTCCAAAGAAGGAGACGCCGGAACGCGCAGCGGCCCACCGGGCGATCTGTATGTATATTTGTTTATCGAGGAAGATCAGGAGTTTCACCGGGATGGAGTAAACATCCTGTCTGAAATTAAAATTAGCTACTTGCAGGCAATTTTAGGGTGTCGTCTAGAAGTAAATACCGTAGACGGCCCGGTAGAGATGACCATCCCACCCGGAACGCAACCAAGTACGGTGCTGACACTGGAAAATCACGGGGTTCCAAGACTAGGGAATCCAGTTAGTCGGGGAGATCACCTGATTACAATTTTGATTGACATCCCGAATAAAATAACAGCCGAAGAACGCGAACTGCTCGAAAAGCTAGCTAAAATTAAGGGCGATCGCACTGGAAAAGGCGGCATAGAAGGATTCTTAGGAGGCTTCTTCAAGTGA
- the dnaK gene encoding molecular chaperone DnaK: MGKVIGIDLGTTNSCVAVLEGGQPIVIPNSEGGRTTPSIVGFGKANDRLVGQLAKRQAVTNAENTVYSIKRFIGRRWEDTEVERTRVPYNCIKGRDDTVDVQIRGRNFTPQEISAMILQKLKQDAENFLGEPVEQAVITVPAYFTDAQRQATKDAGTIAGLEVLRIINEPTAASLAYGIDKQDEEQRILVFDLGGGTFDVSVLQLGDGVFEVKATSGNNHLGGDDFDNCVVRWMIDRFKEQERLDLGTDKMALQRLREAAEKAKIELSSMGSTSINLPFITADETGPKHLEMDLSRSKFEELVNHLVEGTIEPVTQALKDCDLKPDEIDRILLVGGSTRIPAVQDAIKKFFGGKTPDRSVNPDEAVALGAAIQGGVLGGEVEDLLLLDVTPLSLGIETLGEVFTKIIDRNTTIPTSKSQVFSTATDGQTSVEIHVLQGERAMARDNKSLGKFLLAGIPPAPRGVPQIEVAFEIDVDGILKVGASDKGTGREQSIRITNTGGLSASEVEKMRIEAEKFAEEDRRRIEMVELKNQAESLFYSYESTLNDNGELIREDLKTQANKKIVDLKAAIANPGVSVEQVKEQLDDLQQTVFAVGAAVYQQASRSSDPGYFGEMSESTVSPTVSERTQVAPEDDLNLDFDEGETVTADYEAVD; the protein is encoded by the coding sequence ATGGGAAAAGTCATTGGGATCGACCTGGGCACGACCAATAGTTGCGTCGCTGTTTTAGAAGGGGGGCAACCGATTGTCATTCCAAACTCAGAGGGCGGACGAACAACTCCCAGTATTGTAGGATTTGGCAAAGCTAACGATCGCTTAGTGGGTCAGCTCGCGAAGCGGCAGGCAGTTACAAATGCCGAAAATACGGTATACAGCATTAAGCGCTTCATTGGAAGGCGGTGGGAAGATACCGAAGTGGAGCGAACGCGGGTGCCATACAACTGTATCAAAGGCAGAGATGACACCGTGGATGTCCAAATTCGGGGACGCAACTTTACCCCCCAAGAAATATCAGCGATGATCCTGCAAAAACTTAAGCAGGACGCCGAAAATTTTTTGGGTGAGCCAGTAGAACAAGCGGTAATCACAGTTCCCGCTTACTTCACAGATGCTCAACGGCAAGCCACCAAAGACGCTGGTACTATTGCTGGACTAGAAGTTCTACGGATCATCAACGAACCAACGGCTGCTTCCTTAGCCTACGGCATAGACAAGCAGGACGAAGAGCAGCGCATCCTAGTGTTTGACTTGGGCGGCGGAACATTCGATGTTTCCGTACTACAGCTAGGAGATGGTGTATTTGAAGTCAAAGCAACCTCTGGCAACAACCACTTAGGCGGAGATGACTTTGACAATTGCGTTGTACGCTGGATGATCGATCGATTCAAAGAACAGGAGCGCCTTGACTTAGGAACGGACAAGATGGCTCTCCAGCGCCTGCGAGAGGCAGCTGAAAAAGCCAAGATAGAACTATCTTCGATGGGAAGCACCTCCATCAACTTGCCGTTCATCACTGCCGACGAAACAGGACCAAAACACCTGGAAATGGATCTGTCGCGCTCTAAGTTTGAAGAATTGGTAAATCATCTGGTAGAAGGCACGATAGAACCAGTTACTCAAGCACTAAAAGACTGCGATCTCAAACCGGATGAGATTGACCGCATTTTGCTAGTTGGAGGTTCCACAAGAATCCCAGCTGTTCAGGATGCGATTAAAAAGTTTTTCGGCGGTAAGACCCCCGATCGTTCCGTAAACCCAGATGAAGCTGTGGCACTAGGCGCAGCAATTCAAGGCGGCGTGTTAGGGGGAGAAGTCGAGGATCTGCTGCTATTGGATGTGACACCACTTAGCTTAGGGATTGAAACTCTAGGAGAAGTGTTCACAAAAATCATCGACCGCAACACTACCATTCCCACCAGCAAATCTCAGGTGTTTTCGACCGCTACGGACGGGCAAACATCGGTGGAAATCCACGTTTTGCAAGGTGAACGGGCAATGGCCAGAGACAATAAGAGTCTGGGTAAATTCCTGCTCGCTGGTATTCCTCCAGCCCCCAGAGGAGTGCCTCAAATTGAGGTAGCCTTTGAAATTGATGTCGATGGTATTCTAAAAGTCGGAGCTTCTGACAAAGGCACTGGAAGAGAGCAAAGTATCCGTATTACTAATACAGGTGGATTAAGTGCCTCGGAAGTAGAAAAAATGCGGATAGAGGCAGAAAAATTTGCCGAAGAAGATCGACGCCGCATAGAAATGGTAGAGCTGAAAAACCAGGCAGAAAGTCTGTTCTACAGCTATGAATCGACATTAAATGACAATGGGGAATTGATTAGAGAAGACCTCAAGACGCAGGCGAATAAGAAGATAGTAGATCTCAAAGCCGCGATAGCAAACCCCGGAGTTAGTGTTGAGCAAGTCAAAGAACAGCTTGATGACCTTCAACAGACCGTGTTTGCAGTTGGTGCAGCTGTGTATCAACAAGCCAGCAGAAGTTCAGATCCTGGGTATTTCGGAGAAATGTCTGAAAGTACCGTTAGTCCAACGGTCAGTGAGAGAACTCAAGTGGCACCCGAAGATGACCTGAATTTGGATTTTGACGAAGGCGAAACTGTAACTGCTGACTACGAAGCAGTTGATTAA
- the grpE gene encoding nucleotide exchange factor GrpE codes for MIDEEKQQNNTSDKAEVTSDIGMGKSDPVMGDLPLDMDLNLEFDSENKTISNEPMADAASVENWLAESVEEGSLESEARESELEGLRLEIESLKAQLEATSNQCESYKTQSMRMAADFDNFRKRTAKEKEDLEIQVKATTLSKLLPVVDDFERARSHIKPQTEAEMNIHKSYQSVYKQVVDCLKRLGVSPMRPEGKEFDPNLHEAVMREPTNEHPEGTVIEELVRGYFLGERILRHAMVKVAAATDTVITSEEDLSDTTET; via the coding sequence ATGATCGACGAAGAAAAGCAGCAAAACAACACTTCAGATAAGGCCGAGGTAACGTCAGACATCGGGATGGGGAAATCTGACCCGGTAATGGGAGACTTACCTCTAGACATGGATTTAAACTTGGAATTTGATTCAGAAAACAAGACAATCTCAAACGAACCGATGGCAGATGCAGCATCTGTGGAAAATTGGTTGGCAGAATCGGTAGAAGAAGGATCTCTGGAGTCAGAAGCTCGCGAAAGCGAACTAGAAGGGTTAAGGCTGGAAATAGAGTCTCTAAAAGCGCAACTGGAAGCAACCAGCAATCAGTGCGAGTCTTACAAAACCCAGTCGATGCGGATGGCAGCAGATTTCGACAATTTCCGCAAGCGCACAGCCAAAGAAAAGGAAGACTTGGAAATTCAGGTCAAGGCGACGACGCTGAGCAAATTACTGCCAGTAGTGGATGATTTTGAGCGGGCGCGATCGCACATCAAACCTCAAACTGAGGCAGAGATGAACATCCACAAAAGCTACCAGAGCGTGTACAAACAAGTGGTAGACTGCCTCAAACGCTTGGGAGTATCACCCATGCGTCCTGAAGGAAAAGAATTTGACCCCAATCTGCACGAAGCTGTAATGCGGGAACCGACAAACGAACATCCCGAAGGTACCGTAATCGAAGAACTCGTGCGGGGCTATTTTTTGGGCGAACGTATACTGCGCCACGCAATGGTCAAAGTTGCTGCGGCTACAGACACCGTGATAACCTCAGAGGAAGATCTTTCAGATACCACTGAAACTTAA